The genomic region GCCCGGGATCGGCCCCGAACTCAGCTCGAGGCTGCTCCTGCGCTTCGGCGGCCTGCGCCGTCTGGCCCGGGCCACGCGCGAGGAGCTGCTGGAGGTCAAGGGCGTCGGCCCCGCCCTGGCCGATCGCCTGCGCCAGCACCTGCGTCCCTCCGCGGAACTCTGACGGACTCCCCCCTCGCACAGGGCGCCCCGCCCGTCCTGTGCAGGATCGGGCGCTTTGCACATGTTTTCCTTCTAACCTTGGCGGATCACGAAGATGGGTAAGGATTTCATCCCGGCCCACTTCTTGCATGAGCGGGCACGTCTTAACCTCAGTCGCCCCGCCCTAAGGGCACTGCAAGCCAACTCACATCGACGAAGGAGGATCCCATGCAGAAAGCAATGATGCTGGCCGCCCTGCTCAGTGCGGGCGTCGCCTGTGCCGGCACGGTCACCTGGCAATGCAACATGAACGTCCAGATCGCCCTGAATGCCTTCACACCGGGCGTGGACCAGGTGGTGGTGCGTGGCTACTTCAACGACTGGAGTGGCACCAACCCCACCCTGACCGACCCCGACAACGACGGCATCTACACCGGCAGCTTCAACCACGGTGCCTTCCCCGTGCCCTTCTACGGGGAGTACAAGTACGTGATCCGCTACGGCGGCACCAACGACTCCTGGGAGTTCGTCAGCAACCGGCCCTACACCTACCTGGGCGACGATCTGCTGCTGCCGGTGGAGTACTACAACAACGTGACGGCCGTGCCCGGTGTCTGCGACGTGGAGATCACTTTCCAGGTGGACATGAACGTGCAGATGGCCACGGGCGCCTTCAACCCGGGCGCCGGCGACATCGTGGTCGTGCGCGGCGGCACCTCGCCCTTGCAGTGGGGCGGCACGGATTGGACCTGCGCCGACCAGGGCGGCGGCATCTACGCCGTGGAGGTCCCCTTCGCCGGACAGGCCGAGAGCAACGCCATCGAGCACAAGTTTGTCATCGTGGCGGGCGGCGACAACTGGGAGAGCAGCCCCAATCGCCTGGCCTACGCCGATTGCGCGTGGCCCGATGCAGACGCCGACGGCTACAAGGACGGCGTCATGCCCGTCGTTTTCTTCGCCAACGTGGGCTGGGACAACATCATCGACCATCCCGTGCTGGTCACCTTCGACGTGGACGCCTCCCGCATCTCCTGCTGGTTCGCCAACGGCATGGGCGACAATGGCGGCCTGACCAGTTACGCCGACATGAATTTCATCTCGGTGCACGGCTTCTTCAATGGATGGCCGGCCTGGGACGGCAGCATCAATCCCGCCTACCATCTGGCCCCCGCCGGTCCCTGCCGCTGGGTGGGCAGCATCCTCTTCCCCACGGGCAGCTCCAAGATTCAGATCTACAAGTACGGAGCCAACGGCTGGGACAACGAGGCCGGTTTCGCCCAGGACCACAGCATGGACTTGAGCGGCGACCAGGGCACGGGCTTCCTGACTATCTATGACGTGTTTGGCAGCAACGGCTCCAACTGGGATTGCTTCGGTGGCTGTTATGAGACGGTGGACGCCCGCGAGCTGCCCAGTGCCTTCGCCCTGGACCAGAACGTGCCGAATCCCTTCAACCCGGTGACTTCCATTGCCTTCACCCTGGATGCCACCGCCCACGCCACCTTGTCCGTCCACGACCTGTCGGGCGCCCGCGTGGCCACCCTGGTGGACGGTCTGCTGAGCGGCGGCCGCCACGAGGTCTCCTTTGACGCCTCCACCCTGGCCAGCGGCGTCTATGTCTATTCGCTGCAGAGCGAAGGGCGCATGGAAAGCCGCAAAATGGTGCTGGTGAAGTGATATGGAACGGCCTTCGTCAAGACCATTTTGATTGAGGTTGTGTCACATGTCGAGTTCCAATCCCCCGGCTGCGCGAGCAGCCGGGGGATTCTGATTGGGCGCGTGAGTCGTCGACGGTGAATCAGACTGATA from bacterium harbors:
- a CDS encoding T9SS type A sorting domain-containing protein yields the protein MQKAMMLAALLSAGVACAGTVTWQCNMNVQIALNAFTPGVDQVVVRGYFNDWSGTNPTLTDPDNDGIYTGSFNHGAFPVPFYGEYKYVIRYGGTNDSWEFVSNRPYTYLGDDLLLPVEYYNNVTAVPGVCDVEITFQVDMNVQMATGAFNPGAGDIVVVRGGTSPLQWGGTDWTCADQGGGIYAVEVPFAGQAESNAIEHKFVIVAGGDNWESSPNRLAYADCAWPDADADGYKDGVMPVVFFANVGWDNIIDHPVLVTFDVDASRISCWFANGMGDNGGLTSYADMNFISVHGFFNGWPAWDGSINPAYHLAPAGPCRWVGSILFPTGSSKIQIYKYGANGWDNEAGFAQDHSMDLSGDQGTGFLTIYDVFGSNGSNWDCFGGCYETVDARELPSAFALDQNVPNPFNPVTSIAFTLDATAHATLSVHDLSGARVATLVDGLLSGGRHEVSFDASTLASGVYVYSLQSEGRMESRKMVLVK